The following proteins are co-located in the Coleofasciculus sp. FACHB-T130 genome:
- a CDS encoding ATP-binding protein: MFQATRRRLAIWYTAVTAVLLLLFATGVYLYVRNTLIERVDDTLNHVVEVVQRSLVIETAPNGSSSVNVEASFRNDAEAAEDDHIDLEWFSPTGELLWSTLSEPLDIPIHLNRTGETVPVVRASWQGILDSEFWSSTREATKDSKLLLRQVTQRVQMGRQVLGYLRVSHPWFEVAKPTRLLMVDLIFGTGLMLISVATSGWWLSGLAMEPVRESYQRLKQFTADASHELRNPIAMIQTNVQVALDDPDLIAASGAAPIHYRQQLKVVERLTRRLGRLVDDLLFLARQDSGMKQRTWVQVHLDALLMEVIEEQQLVAAEKGVKLSLDFGLPILNMGMIEEENLPSQIPNPKFEEDAFAIEGDWDQLARLFTNLVSNALQYTPAGGKVDVTLQWIDTMNRLATKRHGMPHLQVRVSDTGIGIPESALPHIFDRFYRVDPARTHIAGNTTVTGSGLGLAIAQAIVETHQGHIQIESILHQGTTVTVTLPAATEEY; the protein is encoded by the coding sequence ATGTTTCAAGCTACTCGTCGGCGATTAGCTATTTGGTACACGGCTGTTACAGCGGTACTGCTACTGCTATTTGCTACTGGGGTTTATTTGTATGTCCGCAACACGCTGATTGAGCGCGTGGATGACACGCTCAATCATGTAGTGGAAGTGGTGCAGCGATCGCTCGTGATTGAAACCGCCCCGAATGGCAGTTCATCCGTCAACGTCGAAGCCAGTTTTCGCAACGATGCAGAAGCCGCTGAAGACGACCACATCGACCTAGAGTGGTTTAGCCCCACAGGTGAATTACTCTGGTCAACTCTCTCCGAACCTTTAGATATTCCCATTCATCTCAACCGCACTGGTGAAACCGTGCCGGTCGTTCGGGCTTCCTGGCAAGGGATATTAGACTCGGAATTTTGGTCTTCGACCAGGGAGGCAACGAAGGACTCCAAGCTGCTTTTGCGACAGGTGACGCAACGAGTGCAAATGGGGCGTCAGGTACTAGGATATCTGCGGGTCAGCCATCCTTGGTTTGAGGTTGCCAAACCGACTCGCTTGTTGATGGTTGATTTGATTTTTGGCACCGGACTAATGTTGATTTCTGTGGCGACTAGCGGCTGGTGGCTTTCCGGTTTGGCGATGGAACCCGTGAGAGAGTCCTACCAACGGCTTAAACAATTCACCGCTGACGCCTCCCACGAACTGCGGAACCCGATTGCCATGATTCAAACGAATGTGCAGGTGGCGCTGGACGATCCCGACCTGATAGCGGCATCTGGGGCGGCACCTATCCATTACCGACAACAGCTGAAGGTTGTAGAACGGCTAACCAGGCGTTTAGGGCGTTTGGTGGACGATCTGCTATTTCTGGCGCGGCAGGATAGTGGCATGAAACAACGCACTTGGGTTCAAGTTCACCTTGATGCCTTGTTGATGGAGGTGATTGAAGAACAACAGCTAGTCGCTGCGGAGAAAGGTGTCAAGCTATCTCTCGATTTTGGATTGCCAATTTTAAATATGGGAATGATTGAGGAAGAAAATCTCCCCTCTCAAATCCCAAATCCCAAATTTGAAGAGGATGCCTTTGCTATTGAAGGTGACTGGGATCAGCTGGCGCGTCTCTTCACAAATCTGGTTAGTAACGCCCTGCAATACACTCCAGCAGGGGGTAAAGTTGATGTGACATTGCAATGGATCGATACCATGAATCGCCTCGCCACGAAACGCCACGGGATGCCCCATCTGCAAGTCAGAGTCAGCGACACTGGCATCGGCATTCCAGAGTCGGCACTGCCCCACATTTTCGACCGATTCTATCGAGTCGATCCAGCCAGAACTCATATCGCGGGAAATACAACGGTAACGGGATCTGGATTAGGGTTAGCGATCGCGCAGGCAATTGTTGAAACTCACCAAGGTCATATCCAGATTGAAAGTATTCTCCATCAAGGTACAACCGTTACCGTCACTTTACCGGCAGCCACAGAAGAATATTAG